The Deltaproteobacteria bacterium genome segment TTCTGGCTGCCGGCGAAGGCTCTGAAGTGCACGGCCCATGTTGTACCAAGTATCGGCGTAGTCGGGTTTCAGTTCGAGTGCCTTTTGGTACTGGACCAAGGCATCGTCCACTTTCGCCTTTTCGTGATAAACGGAACCAATGTTGTAGTAGATAGACGGGATTGTCGGATCGAGGGCAAACGCCTTTTCGTACTGTTCCATGGCTGCATCGAGTTCGCCGCTGTCGTCCAGTGCTGTGCCGAGCATATTGTAATAATTTGCGTTATTTGGATCGAGTTCGATCGCCTTGCGGTAATGGTACAAAGACAGCTTGAACTGTCGGTCTTCCTGGAGGGCGCGGGCCAGTTCGGCATGGACAACAGGGCTGGCGGGATTGTCGACAACCTTGTCCTGGCGGGCTCGGATCACCCGCCGACGGTCGGCTGAACTCATCTCGTAGAGCGGACCTTTCGGCAGGCAGCCGGAAATGGAAACCGCCAGAAGCGAAAAGCAGAGGAAGGTTGCAGTTTTTCGAGAGAGCGGGTTCAGCACAGTGGCCTTTAGTGTAAACGAACCGGGCGCCGGTTGCGCAAGGAATTTATTGCTGTCTTGAGGCAAGCCAGCGGATCGAGGGCACGTGAGCTTCGGCAGCAGCAAGTATTTTACTGTGCCAGCGGCCAGTTTCCCGCCGGTGCAGCATCAGAACCGCTTCGTCCTTGCGTACCGATTCGGGCCGGTTGGCCGGTGACCGCGGAAGCTCAAACTCCAGCCAGGCGCCCGGCCGTCTGTCCAGGGTTCGTGAAATACGATCCTTCAGGTCGAGATACTGGCTGTTAGAAAAGTACCCAGTCGTAATGGAATTCCAGAACAAAACGGGTGTGGACCCGGCGGACCATTCCTCCGGCTCCAGCCCGTCCGGTAGCTCCATCTGGCGGAATTCAATTTTCGGCCTGCCGGGACTTATAGCAGCTTCAAGCCCCAGCTCCAGAAGCTTCATCCGCTCGGCCTGGTCTGGCCAGACGAGTGCTTTCAGCCACAATTGTGTCTGGGGGTCAGACGCATCAAGAGGATTCCTGTCAATGCCAATTCGCCGTGCGACCTGCCAATCGAAAGTGCGAGGCGCGTCGCTTCCGGTCACCGGCGTCTCGAGGGACGACT includes the following:
- a CDS encoding tetratricopeptide repeat protein codes for the protein MSSADRRRVIRARQDKVVDNPASPVVHAELARALQEDRQFKLSLYHYRKAIELDPNNANYYNMLGTALDDSGELDAAMEQYEKAFALDPTIPSIYYNIGSVYHEKAKVDDALVQYQKALELKPDYADTWYNMGRALQSLRRQPESIYAFLKYLTLPPVGRDAVRWRHSAQEALKEMGLTQEEINSVMKEGERALVRYQPPPAETAPSEPVLPPPPEPEPAPPPPSPVPEAETPPADAAPPKRPRRPRATEPPPLIEWPEDHPNHPKNRQAPQP
- a CDS encoding DUF2332 family protein, whose amino-acid sequence is MPVPSGFADICDKQAKFCQERSPLYQILFNALGQWWREEEWFRRLLETTWAQRTFGAWFESPLVVAASIHAAVLRGEPSARILQTFYGRRLPVGLDRSEAADFLEGVKSLLSAPSPAVMETLRSGQIQTNEIRRSACWLLAASVLEFRQFDLVELGSSAGLSLAADRLGWVTVYDNGDRIYAGGPGQSSLETPVTGSDAPRTFDWQVARRIGIDRNPLDASDPQTQLWLKALVWPDQAERMKLLELGLEAAISPGRPKIEFRQMELPDGLEPEEWSAGSTPVLFWNSITTGYFSNSQYLDLKDRISRTLDRRPGAWLEFELPRSPANRPESVRKDEAVLMLHRRETGRWHSKILAAAEAHVPSIRWLASRQQ